Part of the Pseudomonas abietaniphila genome is shown below.
CACCGCCAACGTCGCCCCGCGCGACATGGCCGACCTTTGCAAGGCTGCGATGGCCGGTGACGCCGTCACTGCCCGTGCGCTCCACGAAAAACTGATGCCGCTGAACAAGACCTTGTTCATCGAATCGAACCCTATTCCCGTGAAATGGGCCCTGCATGAGATGGGTTTGATGCCGGACGGTATCCGTCTGCCGCTCACCTGGCTCAGCGAGTCCTGCCACGAGCCGCTGCGTCAGGCATTGCGCCAGTCCGGTGTATTGGTTTAATGAGGAAGCACTACGCAATGAAGCGACTGGCCGGACTTTCCGCACTAGCCTTGATTATCTCCAGCACCAGCGGTTGCAGCTGGCTGTTTGGTCAGGACGGTTATTTCCGTGATCGCAGCAGCGATTACCTGGAAGCGACCCAGAAACCTCCCATGCAGCTGCCTGAGGGCATCCAGGAAGCCAAACGCCTGGACCCGCTGCTGCCGATCCCGCGCAACGTCGCCGACGACACCGAGAAGGGTGAGTTCACCGTGCCGCGTCCGCAGTCGCTGTCCACTACTCAGGACTCCAGCGACTACACGCTGCAGAAGAGCGGCGACAACCGCTGGATTCTGGCTCAGCGCGCGCCCGCCGAAGTCTGGCCGGTGGCTCACCAGTATTTCGAAGACAACGGCTTCCGCATCGCCGAAGACCGTCCTGCGACCGGTGAATTCAACACCACCTGGCAGCGCATGGACGAGTTGTCCGCGTCTGTTGCCAAGCGCATGGGCTCGGCCGGCGACGCCGCCAACACCGAAACTCGCGTGCGCGTTCGTATTGAACCGGGCGTGCAGCGCAACACCAGTGAAGTCTACGTAGTCAGCGTTCAGCGTCCTGCCGGCAGCAGCGAAGAGCCTGCTTTCCCGTCGCGCAGCACCAACGTAGGCCTGGACTCGGTCCTGACCGACGACATGCTGGCCAGCCTGACCCGTACCGCCGAGAAGGGTGGTTCGGTGTCCCTGCTGGCGGCGCGTGACTTCGATACCCCAAGCCGTGTCGCGCTGAGCGAAGACGGCAGCGGCAACCCGGTTCTGAACCTCGGTGCCGACCTTGATCGTGCATGGTCCAGTGTGGGCCGTGCGTTGAACCAGGGTGACTGGCGCGTGGAAGACATTAACCGCAGCCTGGGTCTGTACTACATCAACCTTGCGGAAAAAGCGGACAAGCCGGAAAACAAACCAGGCTTCTTTGCGCGCATGTTTGGCAGTGAAGAGACCAAGGAACAGAAAGAAGCCCGCGCCGAGCGTTATCAGGTTCGCCTGAGCAAGGTGGGTGACAACGTTCAGGTCACGGTCGAGAAGAACATCAACACCGTGGCGCCGACAGAAGTTGCCCGTCGCGTGTTGAGCGTCATTCAAGACAACCTCGGTTAAGTGCGTTTCGCGGTTCTGGGCAGCGGCAGCCGGGGTAACGGCACGCTGGTTGCGAGCAATGACACGTACGTGCTGGTCGACTGCGGTTTCTCCTTGCGGGAAACCGAGCGTCGTCTGGACAGGCTGGGCGTCAGCGGTCATCAGCTGAGCGCCATTCTGGTGACCCACGAACATGCCGATCATGTGCATGGCGTGGGTTTGCTGTCTCGGCGCTACGATGTGCCGGTCTATCTCAGCGACGGGACCTTGCGCGGCATGCGCAAACCGGTCGAGGCGGGCGTCAGGCTCGCGGGCGGGCAGGGCGTACGGATCGGCGGGCTTAGCATCGATGTGGTTTCCGTGGCCCATGATGCGCTGGAGCCCACGCAGTTCGTCTTCAGCGATGGGCGCAAGCGCTTTGGCCTGCTGACCGATCTGGGGTCTTACTGTCCGTCGGTGCTCGACAGCTATCGTGGACTGGATGCCCTGATGATCGAGTCCAACCACTGTCGTGATCTGCTTGCCCGGGGAGCTTACCCCTACTTTCTGAAACAGCGGGTTGGCGGACAATACGGACACTTGAACAATCATCAGGCCGCAGGTCTGGTGAATGAACTGGGATGGCAGGACCTGCAACACCTGGTGCTGGCGCATCTGAGCAGCAAGAACAACCTGCCGCATCTGGCCCGGCAATGTTTCGTCGACACCCTCGGGTGCGATCCGGACTGGCTACAATTGGCCGATCAAGATTCAGGGCTCGACTGGCGCGAAATCGCCTAGCGTCCCAAACGGGGCGACAGCCCGGTTGTTGTTAACGGGCGACTCGCCCAGAACCTTTTTACTGGGCGCCTCGCCCGAACATTTTGCAAGCGGAGCCCATCATGGAAAAACGTGAAGAACTCTACCGCGGCAAGGCCAAATCGGTTTACAAGACCGACGACGCCGACCGCTTGATCCTGCTGTTTCGCAACGACACCTCGGCGTTCGACGGCAAGCGCATCGAACAGCTCGACCGCAAGGGCATGGTGAACAACAAGTTCAACGCCTTCATCATGCAGAAACTCGAAGCGGCCGGCATTCCGACCCAGTTCGACAAACTGCTGGCCGACAACGAAGTGCTGGTCAAGAAGCTCGACATGATCCCGGTCGAATGCGTCGTGCGTAACTACGCCGCCGGCAGCCTGGTCAAGCGCCTGGGCGTCGAAGAGGGCATGAAGCTCAATCCGTACACCTTCGAACTGTTCCTGAAGGACGACGCCAAAGGCGACCCGTTCATCAACGAATCCCACGTCGTGGCATTCGGCTGGGGCACCGCCGAGCAACTGGCTCGCATGAAGGAACTGTCCCTGAAGGTCAACGACGTGCTGACCAAGCTGTTCGACGACGCAGGCCTGCTGCTGGTCGACTTCAAGCTTGAATTCGGCGTGTTCAGCGATGGCTCCATCGTCCTGGGCGACGAATTCAGCCCGGACGGCTGCCGCCTGTGGGACAAGGACACCAAGAAGAAAATGGACAAGGACCGCTTCCGTCAGGGCCTCGGTGACGTCATCGAAGCCTACGAAGAAGTGGCCCAGCGTCTGGGCGTACCGCTCTAAAGCGAAAATCGCCGCAAGCATCTGAAAGAACGCGAAAAAATCCAAAAAAGGGTTCGCGTTCTTCGCCCAAGCTGTTATGATGCGCGCCGTTGGAGAGATGCCGGAGTGGCCGAACGGGACGGATTCGAAATCCGTTGTACTGGCGACAGTACCTAGGGTTCAAATCCCTATCTCTCCGCCATTACAAATAAAGCCCCAGAAGTTATGCTTCTGGGGCTTTTTTGTTTTTGACGGGCACAAAAGGAGCGGTCCGTGTTCGATCCAGATAGGGAACTGTTTAATGCCGCGCTGCAGATCAAAGCAGGCTCCATCGCGCGGCATGTCGGAAGGGTCAGGGAAGAGTTCGAGAAAGACTCGACGACATCAGTCGTTACGATGCGGCGATATTGAACATTGTTCGCGCTTTCGAAGCCGCTGAGAGCATCGGGCAGTTGATCATTTTTCACGCAAAGCTGGATGTCCCTCGGAATACCGGCCACGTGTTCGATCTGCTGCTTTCCCGCTGCAGGTTAACCGACGCTGATGCCGACAATGCGTCTGTTGGCGGATTACTGCCACAAGGCAATCCATGATGATCA
Proteins encoded:
- the bamC gene encoding outer membrane protein assembly factor BamC — its product is MKRLAGLSALALIISSTSGCSWLFGQDGYFRDRSSDYLEATQKPPMQLPEGIQEAKRLDPLLPIPRNVADDTEKGEFTVPRPQSLSTTQDSSDYTLQKSGDNRWILAQRAPAEVWPVAHQYFEDNGFRIAEDRPATGEFNTTWQRMDELSASVAKRMGSAGDAANTETRVRVRIEPGVQRNTSEVYVVSVQRPAGSSEEPAFPSRSTNVGLDSVLTDDMLASLTRTAEKGGSVSLLAARDFDTPSRVALSEDGSGNPVLNLGADLDRAWSSVGRALNQGDWRVEDINRSLGLYYINLAEKADKPENKPGFFARMFGSEETKEQKEARAERYQVRLSKVGDNVQVTVEKNINTVAPTEVARRVLSVIQDNLG
- a CDS encoding MBL fold metallo-hydrolase; translation: MRFAVLGSGSRGNGTLVASNDTYVLVDCGFSLRETERRLDRLGVSGHQLSAILVTHEHADHVHGVGLLSRRYDVPVYLSDGTLRGMRKPVEAGVRLAGGQGVRIGGLSIDVVSVAHDALEPTQFVFSDGRKRFGLLTDLGSYCPSVLDSYRGLDALMIESNHCRDLLARGAYPYFLKQRVGGQYGHLNNHQAAGLVNELGWQDLQHLVLAHLSSKNNLPHLARQCFVDTLGCDPDWLQLADQDSGLDWREIA
- the purC gene encoding phosphoribosylaminoimidazolesuccinocarboxamide synthase codes for the protein MEKREELYRGKAKSVYKTDDADRLILLFRNDTSAFDGKRIEQLDRKGMVNNKFNAFIMQKLEAAGIPTQFDKLLADNEVLVKKLDMIPVECVVRNYAAGSLVKRLGVEEGMKLNPYTFELFLKDDAKGDPFINESHVVAFGWGTAEQLARMKELSLKVNDVLTKLFDDAGLLLVDFKLEFGVFSDGSIVLGDEFSPDGCRLWDKDTKKKMDKDRFRQGLGDVIEAYEEVAQRLGVPL